In Buchnera aphidicola (Schlechtendalia peitan), one genomic interval encodes:
- the rplC gene encoding 50S ribosomal protein L3, with product MIGLIGKKIGMTRIFTKEGTSISVTVIEVQENRIVQIRTVNIDKYDAIQVTTGTKKNNKLIKSKIGHFLKSGIRAGRGLWEFRILKNISDFKVGQSLDLNLFEHLKKVDVVGVSKGKGFCGTIKRWNFHTQDSSHGNSLSHRAPGSIGQNQTPGRVFKGKKMAGHLGNSRVTVQNLDVVKVDLNKNLLLVKGSVPGSKGSDLIIKPAVKITGVKNSGIST from the coding sequence ATGATCGGTTTAATTGGTAAAAAAATAGGAATGACTCGTATCTTTACCAAAGAAGGTACATCTATTTCAGTCACTGTAATTGAAGTTCAGGAAAATCGTATTGTTCAAATTAGGACTGTAAATATTGATAAGTATGATGCTATTCAAGTTACTACTGGAACTAAAAAAAACAATAAATTAATTAAATCAAAAATAGGCCATTTTTTGAAATCTGGAATAAGAGCTGGTCGTGGTTTATGGGAATTTAGGATTTTAAAAAATATATCGGATTTTAAAGTAGGACAAAGTTTGGATTTAAATTTGTTTGAACATTTAAAAAAGGTTGATGTAGTTGGAGTATCTAAAGGAAAGGGGTTTTGTGGAACAATTAAAAGATGGAATTTTCATACTCAGGATTCTAGTCATGGAAATTCATTATCTCATCGTGCTCCTGGATCTATTGGTCAAAATCAAACACCTGGTAGAGTTTTTAAAGGCAAGAAGATGGCAGGTCATTTAGGAAATAGTAGAGTTACAGTACAAAATTTAGATGTAGTAAAAGTTGATTTAAACAAAAATTTACTTCTTGTAAAAGGTTCAGTACCTGGTTCAAAAGGAAGTGATCTTATTATTAAACCAGCAGTTAAAATAACAGGAGTGAAAAATAGTGGAATTAGTACTTAG
- the fusA gene encoding elongation factor G has product MGRTTPIMQYRNIGISAHIDAGKTTTTERILFYTGVNHKIGEVHDGAATMDWMEQEQERGITITSAATTTFWSGMAKQFLPHRINIIDTPGHVDFTIEVERSMRVLDGVVMVYCAVGGVQPQSETVWRQANKYNVPRIAFINKMDRMGADFFHVIEQIRTKLGANPVPIQLAIGSEDNFIGVIDLIKMKAIYWNNSDQGLTFMYEDIPVHLQELSNKWNQNLIESAVENDELLMERYLMGQEISEQEVKIALRVRALNNEIIPVTCGSAFKNKGVQALLDAIVEFLPSPNDINSVQVSSKKFENNSIVRYSNDEEPFSALAFKIATDPFVGNLTFFRVYSGVVNSGDMVFNSVKRQKERFGRIVQMHANKREEIKEVRAGDIAAAIGLKSVSTGDTLCDLNNVIILEKMDFPDPVISIAIEPKTKVDQEKMGVALSRLAKEDPSFRVRTDKESNQTIISGMGELHLEIIIERMKREFSVSANVGQPQVAYRETIRNIIKNVEGKYIKQSGGRGQYGHVVIDLSPLKSNEENYKFVNDIKGGVIPGEYISAIDKGIQEQLNCGPLSGYPVVNIEVRLHFGSYHDVDSSEIAFKLAAAIAFRNAFKQATPVLLEPIMKVSVETPEEYMGDVIGDLNRRRGTIEGMKDLLVGKVISAKVPLSEMFGYATDLRSQTQGRASYSMEFLKYLEAPKNVATSIIERRESR; this is encoded by the coding sequence ATGGGACGTACTACACCAATAATGCAATATCGAAATATAGGAATTAGTGCTCATATTGATGCTGGAAAAACAACTACTACTGAACGTATTTTATTTTATACAGGTGTTAATCATAAAATTGGTGAAGTTCATGATGGCGCTGCTACTATGGATTGGATGGAACAAGAACAAGAAAGAGGTATTACTATAACTTCTGCAGCGACTACTACCTTTTGGTCTGGAATGGCTAAGCAATTTTTACCGCATAGAATAAACATTATTGATACTCCTGGACATGTTGACTTTACTATAGAAGTTGAAAGATCTATGCGAGTTTTAGATGGCGTTGTCATGGTATATTGTGCTGTAGGTGGAGTGCAACCGCAATCAGAAACAGTATGGAGACAAGCAAATAAATATAATGTTCCAAGAATCGCTTTTATAAATAAGATGGATCGCATGGGTGCTGATTTTTTTCATGTTATTGAACAAATACGAACAAAATTAGGTGCTAATCCTGTTCCTATTCAATTAGCAATTGGATCAGAAGATAACTTTATAGGAGTTATTGATTTAATTAAGATGAAAGCAATTTATTGGAATAATTCGGATCAGGGATTAACTTTTATGTATGAAGATATTCCAGTTCATTTACAAGAATTATCTAATAAATGGAATCAAAATCTTATTGAATCTGCTGTAGAGAATGATGAATTATTAATGGAAAGATATTTAATGGGACAAGAAATCTCAGAGCAAGAAGTAAAAATTGCTCTTCGCGTACGAGCATTAAATAATGAAATTATTCCTGTTACATGTGGATCTGCTTTTAAAAATAAAGGAGTACAGGCTCTTTTAGATGCTATAGTTGAGTTTTTACCTTCTCCTAATGATATTAACTCTGTACAAGTATCTTCTAAAAAATTTGAAAATAATTCGATTGTTCGTTATTCCAATGATGAAGAACCTTTTTCTGCACTAGCATTTAAAATTGCTACAGATCCATTTGTGGGAAATTTAACATTTTTTCGAGTTTATTCTGGTGTAGTGAATTCTGGAGATATGGTTTTTAATTCAGTTAAACGTCAAAAAGAACGTTTTGGTCGTATCGTACAAATGCATGCAAACAAGAGGGAAGAAATTAAAGAAGTGAGAGCTGGTGATATAGCTGCTGCCATTGGTTTAAAAAGTGTATCTACAGGTGATACTTTATGCGATCTTAATAATGTAATTATATTAGAAAAAATGGATTTTCCTGATCCAGTGATTTCTATAGCAATTGAACCAAAAACTAAAGTAGATCAAGAAAAAATGGGTGTCGCTTTAAGTAGATTAGCAAAAGAAGATCCTTCTTTTCGGGTAAGAACAGATAAAGAATCGAATCAAACAATTATTTCTGGCATGGGAGAACTACATCTAGAAATAATTATTGAACGAATGAAAAGAGAATTCAGTGTTAGTGCAAACGTAGGTCAACCCCAGGTAGCTTATCGTGAAACTATTAGAAATATTATAAAAAACGTTGAAGGAAAATATATTAAACAATCAGGTGGAAGAGGTCAATATGGACATGTTGTAATTGATTTGTCTCCTTTGAAATCTAATGAAGAAAATTATAAATTTGTTAATGACATTAAAGGTGGAGTAATTCCAGGAGAATACATTTCTGCAATTGATAAAGGAATACAAGAACAATTGAATTGTGGACCTTTATCTGGTTATCCTGTTGTTAATATTGAAGTACGGTTACATTTTGGATCCTATCATGATGTTGATTCTTCTGAAATTGCATTTAAATTAGCTGCTGCTATAGCTTTTAGAAATGCTTTTAAACAAGCAACTCCAGTACTTTTAGAACCTATTATGAAAGTTTCAGTAGAAACTCCAGAAGAATATATGGGTGATGTAATAGGAGATTTAAATAGAAGAAGAGGAACTATTGAAGGAATGAAAGATTTATTAGTAGGAAAAGTGATTTCAGCTAAAGTACCACTTTCTGAAATGTTTGGTTACGCTACTGATTTACGTTCACAAACACAGGGTCGTGCATCCTATTCCATGGAATTTTTAAAGTATTTAGAAGCGCCAAAGAATGTAGCTACTTCTATTATTGAAAGAAGAGAAAGTAGATAG
- the tuf gene encoding elongation factor Tu, with amino-acid sequence MSKEKFKRLKPHINVGTIGHVDHGKTTLTAAITTVLAKKYGGSARAFDQIDNAPEEKARGITINTSHVEYDTSIRHYAHVDCPGHADYIKNMITGAAQMDGAILVVAATDGPMPQTREHILLGRQVGVPYIVVFLNKCDMVDDEELLELVEMEVRDLLTQYDFPGEKTPIIRGSALKALEGNDVWEKKILDLADILDTYIPTPERSIDQPFLLPIEDVFSISGRGTVVTGRVERGVIKVGEEVEIVGIKSTSKTICTGVEMFRKLLDEGRAGENVGVLLRGTKRDDIERGQVLAKPGTITPHMKFESEVYVLSKEEGGRHTPFFKGYRPQFYFRTTDVTGYVELPKEVEMVMPGDNIKMIVTLIHPIAMSEGLRFAIREGGKTVGAGIVVKVIN; translated from the coding sequence GTGTCTAAAGAAAAATTTAAGCGTTTAAAACCTCATATAAATGTAGGTACTATCGGTCATGTAGATCATGGAAAAACTACTTTAACAGCAGCTATAACTACTGTTTTAGCAAAAAAATATGGGGGATCAGCTCGAGCTTTTGATCAGATAGATAATGCACCAGAAGAAAAAGCAAGAGGAATTACTATTAATACTTCTCATGTAGAATATGATACTTCTATCAGACATTATGCTCATGTAGATTGTCCTGGACATGCTGATTACATAAAAAACATGATTACTGGAGCTGCTCAAATGGATGGTGCTATCTTAGTAGTAGCAGCTACAGATGGTCCTATGCCTCAGACTCGTGAGCATATTTTACTAGGAAGACAAGTAGGGGTTCCTTATATTGTTGTTTTTTTAAATAAGTGCGATATGGTTGATGATGAAGAATTACTTGAATTAGTAGAAATGGAAGTTAGAGACTTACTAACTCAATATGATTTCCCTGGTGAAAAGACTCCAATTATAAGAGGTTCTGCTTTAAAGGCATTAGAAGGAAATGATGTATGGGAAAAGAAAATTCTTGATTTAGCTGATATATTAGATACGTATATTCCTACACCTGAAAGATCTATTGATCAACCATTTTTGCTTCCTATAGAAGATGTGTTTTCTATATCAGGTCGAGGTACGGTAGTGACTGGACGAGTGGAAAGAGGTGTAATAAAAGTGGGAGAAGAAGTAGAAATTGTAGGTATAAAATCTACTTCTAAGACTATATGTACTGGTGTGGAAATGTTTAGGAAATTATTGGATGAAGGCCGAGCTGGAGAGAACGTTGGGGTATTATTAAGAGGTACCAAGCGCGATGATATTGAGAGAGGTCAAGTATTAGCAAAACCTGGAACAATTACTCCTCATATGAAATTTGAATCTGAAGTTTATGTGTTATCTAAAGAAGAAGGAGGTCGACATACACCATTTTTTAAAGGATATAGACCACAATTTTACTTTCGCACTACAGATGTTACTGGGTATGTAGAGCTCCCGAAAGAAGTAGAAATGGTAATGCCAGGAGATAATATTAAAATGATTGTTACATTAATTCATCCTATTGCAATGTCTGAGGGTTTACGTTTTGCAATTCGTGAGGGTGGAAAAACTGTGGGAGCTGGAATTGTAGTAAAAGTTATTAATTAA
- the rplN gene encoding 50S ribosomal protein L14, translating into MIQEQSILSIADNSGARSAMCIKVLGGSRRKYASIGDTIKVAIKEAIPRGKVKKGEVFKAVIVRTKKGIRRMDGSIIRFDTNSCVILNNSDQPIGTRIFGPVTRELRNDKFMKIISLAPEVL; encoded by the coding sequence ATGATTCAAGAACAGAGTATATTAAGCATAGCTGACAATTCTGGTGCGCGTTCTGCTATGTGTATTAAAGTTTTAGGAGGTTCGCGTCGCAAATATGCAAGTATAGGAGATACAATTAAAGTTGCTATTAAAGAAGCTATACCTAGAGGTAAAGTAAAAAAAGGAGAGGTTTTTAAAGCAGTTATAGTAAGAACTAAAAAAGGAATACGACGAATGGATGGTTCTATTATTCGATTTGATACTAATTCTTGTGTTATATTAAATAATAGTGATCAGCCCATAGGAACTAGAATTTTTGGTCCAGTAACTCGTGAATTGAGAAATGATAAGTTTATGAAAATTATTTCTTTGGCTCCGGAAGTATTATAG
- the rpmC gene encoding 50S ribosomal protein L29 codes for MKKKNVKELKISLINLLREQFSLQLKLSSKKLQKPHFLRLVRRNIARVKFLLTRKGKYSE; via the coding sequence ATTAAAAAAAAAAATGTTAAAGAATTGAAGATAAGTTTAATTAATTTATTGCGAGAGCAATTTAGTCTTCAGTTGAAACTTTCTTCTAAAAAATTACAAAAACCTCATTTTTTACGATTAGTTCGTCGTAATATTGCTCGAGTTAAATTTTTATTAACTAGAAAAGGAAAATATAGTGAGTGA
- the rpsQ gene encoding 30S ribosomal protein S17, giving the protein MSDKIRTLLGCVISNKMQKSSVISIERIIKHPLYKKFIKKTTKLHIHDEKNECSLGDIVEIRECRPISKTKSWIFVRIVKKAIV; this is encoded by the coding sequence GTGAGTGATAAAATTCGAACGTTGTTAGGTTGCGTTATTAGTAATAAAATGCAAAAATCTTCGGTTATCTCTATCGAACGTATAATTAAACATCCATTATATAAAAAATTTATTAAAAAAACAACAAAGTTGCATATTCATGATGAAAAAAATGAATGTTCTTTAGGAGATATAGTAGAAATTCGTGAATGTCGTCCAATATCTAAAACTAAATCTTGGATTTTCGTTCGTATTGTTAAAAAAGCTATTGTTTGA
- the rpsC gene encoding 30S ribosomal protein S3, whose protein sequence is MGQKVHPNGMRLGIIKHWNSVWFSNTKNFSEVLNSDFRVREFLKRKLSKASISRIVIERPSKSIRITIYSARPGIVIGKKGEDVEKLRLAITDIAGVPAQINISEIRKPELDAKLVADNITSQLERRVMFRRAMKRAVQNAMRQGAKGIKVEVSGRLGGVEIARREWYREGRVPLHTLRADIDYNLSEAYTTYGVIGVKVWIFKGEVLGGITSVPKLEKPVSKLKKHQRKYKK, encoded by the coding sequence ATGGGCCAAAAAGTACATCCTAATGGTATGCGATTAGGTATAATTAAGCATTGGAATTCTGTATGGTTTTCAAATACTAAAAATTTTTCAGAAGTTTTGAATAGTGATTTTAGAGTTCGTGAGTTTTTAAAAAGAAAGTTATCTAAAGCTTCAATTTCTAGAATTGTTATTGAACGACCTTCAAAAAGCATTCGGATAACAATATACAGTGCTCGACCTGGAATAGTTATTGGAAAGAAAGGTGAGGACGTAGAAAAATTAAGGTTAGCTATTACTGATATTGCAGGAGTTCCTGCTCAAATTAATATTTCTGAAATTCGTAAGCCAGAATTAGATGCTAAATTAGTAGCAGACAATATTACTTCTCAATTAGAACGCAGGGTGATGTTTAGGCGTGCTATGAAACGTGCTGTACAAAATGCTATGAGACAGGGGGCAAAAGGCATTAAAGTAGAAGTTAGTGGACGTTTAGGTGGGGTAGAAATAGCTAGAAGAGAATGGTATCGGGAAGGTAGAGTACCTTTACATACTTTAAGAGCAGATATTGATTATAATTTGTCTGAGGCTTACACTACGTATGGTGTTATAGGAGTAAAAGTATGGATATTTAAGGGTGAAGTATTAGGTGGAATTACATCTGTTCCAAAGTTAGAAAAGCCTGTTTCTAAATTAAAGAAACATCAGAGAAAATATAAGAAGTAA
- the rpsG gene encoding 30S ribosomal protein S7 — protein MPRRRVIGHRKILSDPKFSSDIVAKFINIIMVHGKKSIAEEIVYSALQTLSQRTKKKELEAFELALENVRPTVEVKSRRVGGSTYQVPVEVRLVRRHALAMRWIVDAARKRTDKSMSLRLSSELLDAIERRGAAVKKREEVHRMAEANKAFAHYRW, from the coding sequence ATGCCAAGACGTCGTGTTATTGGACATCGAAAAATTTTATCGGATCCTAAATTTTCATCTGATATTGTTGCAAAATTCATTAATATAATCATGGTTCATGGAAAGAAATCAATTGCTGAAGAAATAGTATATAGTGCATTGCAAACTTTATCTCAACGTACTAAAAAAAAAGAATTAGAGGCATTTGAGTTAGCATTGGAGAATGTGCGACCAACTGTTGAAGTAAAATCTCGTCGTGTTGGAGGTTCAACATATCAAGTTCCAGTAGAAGTACGTTTAGTTCGAAGACATGCTTTAGCGATGAGATGGATAGTAGATGCTGCTAGAAAAAGAACTGATAAATCAATGTCTTTAAGATTATCAAGTGAGTTATTAGACGCAATAGAACGTCGAGGAGCTGCTGTAAAAAAACGTGAAGAAGTTCATCGTATGGCAGAAGCTAATAAGGCTTTTGCACACTATCGTTGGTAA
- the rplE gene encoding 50S ribosomal protein L5, which yields MTCFRNHYKTKILKKLVDKFNYSSVMQVPRIDKITLNIGVGLASVDKKYLDSAISDLTKISGQKPLVTKARKSISSFKIRQGYPIGCKVTLRGQRKWDFLERLIIIAIPRIRDFRGLSRKSFDGRGNYSIGIREQIIFPEIDYDKIDRIRGVNITITTTARSDNEGHALLSAFNFPFRV from the coding sequence GTGACATGTTTTCGAAATCATTATAAAACCAAAATATTAAAGAAACTTGTTGATAAGTTTAATTATTCTTCTGTTATGCAAGTTCCTAGAATTGATAAAATTACTTTAAATATTGGTGTAGGACTTGCTTCGGTAGATAAAAAGTATCTTGATAGTGCTATTTCTGATTTGACTAAAATTTCTGGTCAAAAACCATTAGTTACTAAAGCACGGAAATCAATTTCTAGTTTTAAAATTCGTCAGGGATATCCAATTGGTTGTAAAGTTACTTTAAGAGGGCAACGCAAATGGGATTTTTTAGAGCGTTTAATTATTATAGCAATACCTAGAATTCGTGATTTTCGAGGATTATCTAGAAAATCTTTTGATGGAAGAGGAAACTATAGTATTGGAATTCGCGAACAAATTATTTTTCCAGAAATTGATTATGATAAGATAGATCGTATTCGAGGTGTTAATATTACTATTACTACTACTGCAAGATCTGATAATGAGGGTCATGCATTGTTATCTGCTTTTAATTTTCCGTTTCGTGTATAA
- the rpsN gene encoding 30S ribosomal protein S14 → MAKQSMKAREVKRVKLASKFFLKRNRLKTIISDKTISEKDRWNAVLKLQGFPRDSSPIRQRNRCRRTGRPHAFLRKFGLSRIKVREAAMRGEIPGLKKASW, encoded by the coding sequence ATGGCTAAACAATCTATGAAAGCACGTGAAGTTAAACGTGTTAAATTAGCTAGTAAATTTTTTTTAAAAAGAAATCGTCTTAAAACTATTATATCTGATAAAACTATTTCAGAAAAAGATCGTTGGAATGCTGTATTAAAATTACAAGGATTTCCACGTGATTCTAGTCCTATTCGTCAACGGAATCGTTGTCGTCGAACTGGTCGGCCACATGCTTTTTTAAGGAAGTTTGGGTTGAGTCGAATTAAGGTTCGAGAAGCAGCTATGAGAGGAGAAATTCCTGGTTTGAAAAAAGCTAGTTGGTGA
- the rplX gene encoding 50S ribosomal protein L24, producing MAAKIKKNDQVIVITGKEKGKVGIVKKVFSNSKVIIEGINLVKKHQKPIPSQNILGGIIEKEASMHISNVAIMNPHTKKSDRIGFRIENEKKVRFFKSNNITIE from the coding sequence ATGGCAGCTAAAATAAAAAAAAATGATCAAGTTATAGTGATAACAGGAAAAGAGAAGGGTAAAGTAGGAATAGTAAAAAAAGTATTTTCTAATAGCAAGGTAATTATAGAAGGTATTAATTTAGTAAAAAAACATCAAAAACCTATTCCATCTCAAAATATACTAGGAGGAATAATAGAGAAAGAAGCTAGTATGCATATTTCTAATGTAGCTATTATGAATCCTCATACTAAAAAATCAGATCGTATTGGATTTAGAATAGAGAACGAAAAAAAGGTAAGATTTTTTAAATCAAACAATATTACTATTGAGTAG
- the rplP gene encoding 50S ribosomal protein L16: protein MLQPKRTKFRKMHKGRNRGLAIGTDISFGSYALKAIGRGRLKASQIEAARRAISRSIKRQGKIWIRIFPDKPITQKPLEVRMGKGKGNVEYWVALVQPGKILYEIDGVSEELSKEALKLAASKLPLKTIFVTKRIL from the coding sequence ATGTTGCAACCTAAACGAACAAAATTTCGAAAAATGCATAAAGGTCGAAATCGAGGTCTTGCTATTGGCACAGATATTAGTTTTGGATCTTATGCTCTAAAGGCTATTGGAAGAGGGCGATTGAAGGCTAGTCAAATTGAAGCAGCTAGGCGTGCTATTTCTAGATCTATTAAAAGACAAGGAAAAATTTGGATCCGAATTTTTCCAGACAAACCAATTACTCAAAAACCATTAGAAGTACGAATGGGGAAAGGAAAGGGTAATGTAGAATATTGGGTTGCTTTAGTACAGCCAGGAAAAATTTTATATGAAATTGATGGTGTATCTGAAGAATTATCTAAAGAAGCATTAAAATTGGCAGCATCAAAATTACCTTTAAAAACTATATTTGTGACTAAGAGAATTCTATAA
- the rplB gene encoding 50S ribosomal protein L2: MTIIKCKPTSPGRRHTVKLINSELYKGKPYSLLRKKKKKSGGRNNHGCITTRHIGGGHKRAYRIIDFRRNKDDIPAIVERLEYDPNRSANIALVLYRDGERRYILAPKGLKVGFKIMSGLLSEIKIGNVLPLKNIPIGTILHNIEMKPGKGAQIARSAGVSVQLVSKEAEYATLRLRSGEIRRLESKCRATIGEVGNEEYMLKVLGKAGASRWRGIRPTVRGSAMNPVDHPHGGGEGRNFGKHPVSPWGLQTKGKKTRKNKRTDKFIIKNRSK, encoded by the coding sequence ATGACTATTATTAAATGTAAACCGACGTCTCCAGGTCGTCGTCATACTGTAAAATTAATTAATTCTGAGTTGTATAAGGGAAAACCTTATTCTTTATTGAGAAAAAAAAAGAAAAAAAGTGGAGGTCGAAATAATCATGGATGTATTACGACTCGTCATATAGGAGGAGGACATAAAAGGGCATATAGAATTATTGATTTTAGAAGAAACAAAGATGATATTCCCGCTATTGTTGAAAGATTAGAATACGATCCGAATCGATCTGCAAATATTGCTTTAGTTTTATATCGAGATGGAGAAAGAAGATATATTTTAGCACCAAAGGGTTTAAAAGTTGGTTTTAAAATTATGTCTGGTTTATTATCAGAAATAAAAATAGGTAACGTATTACCGTTAAAAAATATTCCTATTGGTACAATATTGCATAATATAGAAATGAAACCTGGGAAAGGTGCTCAAATAGCTAGATCAGCAGGAGTTAGCGTTCAGTTAGTTTCTAAAGAAGCAGAATATGCAACTTTACGATTGCGTTCTGGAGAAATAAGACGGTTAGAGTCGAAATGTAGAGCTACTATAGGTGAAGTTGGAAATGAAGAGTATATGTTAAAAGTGTTAGGAAAAGCGGGTGCTTCTCGCTGGCGGGGAATTCGTCCTACTGTTAGAGGATCTGCGATGAATCCAGTAGATCATCCTCATGGAGGTGGTGAAGGAAGAAATTTTGGTAAACATCCAGTTAGTCCATGGGGATTACAAACTAAGGGGAAAAAAACAAGAAAAAATAAAAGAACAGATAAATTTATTATAAAGAATCGTAGTAAATAA
- the rpsJ gene encoding 30S ribosomal protein S10: MQQNQRIRIRLKAFDHRLIDQSTSEIVETAKRTGAQVRGPIPLPTHKERFTVLISPHVNKDARDQYEIRTHKRLIDIVEPTEKTVDALMRLDLAAGVDVQISLG; encoded by the coding sequence ATGCAACAAAACCAAAGAATACGAATTCGTCTTAAAGCCTTTGATCATAGGTTAATTGATCAATCAACTTCAGAAATTGTTGAAACTGCTAAAAGAACTGGAGCACAAGTGCGTGGACCTATTCCTCTTCCGACACATAAAGAAAGGTTTACTGTACTTATTTCTCCTCACGTAAATAAAGATGCTCGTGATCAATATGAGATTCGTACGCACAAACGACTTATTGATATTGTTGAACCTACTGAAAAAACAGTCGATGCTTTAATGAGATTAGATCTTGCTGCTGGTGTAGACGTACAAATTAGTTTAGGTTAA
- the rplV gene encoding 50S ribosomal protein L22, producing the protein MEAFSKYLRARSSAQKVRLVADLIRGKKAVYALNILIHNNKKSSVLMRKVLQSAIANAEHNKGMDTKNLIIIKILVDEGPTMKRMMPRAKGRSDRILKRTSHITVVVSDRL; encoded by the coding sequence ATGGAAGCATTTTCTAAATATCTTAGGGCCAGGTCGTCTGCTCAAAAAGTACGGCTAGTAGCTGATTTAATTAGAGGGAAAAAAGCTGTATATGCTTTGAATATTTTAATTCATAATAATAAAAAATCTTCAGTTTTAATGAGAAAAGTTTTGCAATCTGCTATTGCAAATGCTGAACATAATAAAGGTATGGATACAAAAAATTTGATAATAATAAAAATTTTAGTTGATGAAGGTCCAACTATGAAGAGAATGATGCCTCGTGCTAAAGGTCGCTCAGATCGTATTTTAAAACGAACTAGTCATATTACTGTAGTTGTTTCTGATCGTTTGTAA
- the rplD gene encoding 50S ribosomal protein L4 — protein MELVLRDKQSLINVSDVAFNCHFNEALIHQVVVSYASGLRQGTRSQKSRAEVSGSGKKPWRQKGTGRARAGSLRSPIWRSGGVTFAAKPKNFCQKINKKMYRGALRSIFSELIRKDRLFVFKDFSIDKPKTQTLLNKLKLIKILDVLILTMTRDNNLILASRNLYKVHAKTINIIDPISLITFKNVIITSKAIKQVEKLLL, from the coding sequence GTGGAATTAGTACTTAGAGATAAACAAAGTTTAATTAATGTATCTGATGTTGCTTTTAATTGTCATTTTAACGAAGCGTTGATACATCAAGTAGTTGTCTCTTATGCATCTGGTTTGCGTCAGGGAACTAGATCTCAGAAAAGTCGTGCAGAGGTATCTGGATCGGGAAAAAAACCATGGCGTCAGAAGGGAACAGGACGCGCACGAGCAGGTTCTTTAAGAAGTCCTATATGGCGATCGGGGGGCGTAACTTTTGCAGCTAAACCTAAAAATTTTTGTCAAAAGATTAATAAAAAAATGTATCGAGGAGCATTAAGAAGTATTTTTTCTGAATTAATTCGAAAAGATCGATTATTTGTTTTTAAAGATTTTTCTATAGATAAACCTAAAACTCAAACTTTATTAAATAAGTTAAAGTTGATAAAAATTCTTGATGTGTTAATTTTAACTATGACTAGAGATAACAATTTAATATTAGCTTCTCGAAATTTATATAAAGTACATGCTAAAACTATTAATATTATTGATCCGATCAGTTTAATTACGTTTAAAAACGTTATTATTACTTCTAAAGCTATAAAACAAGTGGAAAAATTATTATTATGA
- the rpsS gene encoding 30S ribosomal protein S19, producing MPRSLKKGPFIDASLLKKVEKAIKDRDKKPIRTWSRRSTIFPNMIGLTISVHNGRQHIPIFITEDMVGHKLGEFSITRMYRGHVSDKKIKKR from the coding sequence GTGCCACGTTCTCTTAAAAAAGGTCCGTTTATTGATGCATCATTGTTAAAAAAAGTAGAAAAAGCTATCAAAGATCGTGATAAGAAACCAATAAGAACTTGGTCGCGTCGTTCGACTATTTTTCCAAATATGATTGGTTTAACAATATCTGTGCATAATGGACGTCAGCATATTCCAATATTTATAACCGAAGATATGGTAGGACACAAATTAGGTGAATTTTCTATAACTCGTATGTATCGTGGTCATGTTTCTGATAAAAAAATAAAAAAACGTTAG
- the rplW gene encoding 50S ribosomal protein L23 has translation MINSEKLLKIFLAPHISEKSSISSEKLNTVVIKVSVNVNKFDIKKAVQKLFKVQVDNINTLIVKGKKIRKNGKVGYLSSWKKAYITLKKGCNVNFIGHSE, from the coding sequence ATGATTAATTCAGAAAAACTTTTAAAAATCTTTCTTGCTCCTCATATTTCTGAAAAGTCCTCTATTTCTTCGGAAAAACTTAACACTGTAGTAATTAAAGTATCTGTTAATGTAAATAAATTTGATATTAAAAAAGCTGTACAAAAATTATTTAAGGTACAAGTTGATAATATTAATACATTAATTGTTAAAGGAAAAAAAATACGAAAAAATGGGAAAGTAGGTTATTTAAGTAGTTGGAAAAAAGCTTATATTACTTTAAAAAAAGGATGTAATGTAAATTTTATTGGACATTCAGAGTAA